A window of the Thermoanaerobacter uzonensis DSM 18761 genome harbors these coding sequences:
- a CDS encoding sulfurtransferase TusA family protein: protein MGNDVKPTYTLDERGEVCPVPDVDTRRKLKEMKSGEILEVLIDYALSKERIPSGVKEIGGEVISIEEIGPSEWRILIKKL, encoded by the coding sequence ATGGGAAATGATGTTAAACCTACCTATACTTTAGACGAAAGAGGAGAGGTGTGCCCTGTTCCTGATGTAGACACGAGAAGAAAACTTAAGGAGATGAAATCAGGAGAAATTCTTGAAGTGTTAATTGACTATGCACTTTCCAAAGAGAGAATTCCATCTGGGGTTAAAGAAATAGGAGGGGAAGTCATCTCTATTGAGGAAATTGGACCAAGTGAGTGGAGAATTCTCATTAAAAAGCTTTGA